From Haloarcula sp. CBA1127, a single genomic window includes:
- a CDS encoding response regulator, translating to MDGPDSHRISVLHVDDEPGLAETTAEFLRQQSDGFSVETATSTSEGLKRLTEAPFDCVVSDYDMADMDGIEFLRTVRAEYPDLPFVLFTGKGSEEVASEAVSAGVSDYLQKRGGIERYTLLANRITNLVTQHRAQERLRTRVQQQEAVADLGQYALTGCGLDALFERAVESVAAGLNTEYSKVLEYRPADNKFLLRAGVGWQSGLVGEAAVGAGEDSQAGYTLQTEEPVVVEDLRTESRFSGPSLLLDHGVVSGISVIIGTTTEPWGVLGAHTSERRPFTEDDITFVRGVANTLTNAIEREQLEGTLRQAEQRYKTLLENFPGGGVFLFDDNLRYLVARGEGLSAFGLTPADVEGKTLAEVFPPAVVEIQKPKYRAALDGETQVWTQEYEGNQYRLSTLPVTGDGDKQLGMVVSMDITGLSASV from the coding sequence ATGGACGGGCCCGACAGCCACCGGATATCGGTACTACATGTCGACGACGAACCGGGGCTCGCGGAGACAACAGCCGAATTTCTCCGACAGCAGAGCGACGGTTTCAGCGTCGAGACGGCGACCAGTACCAGCGAGGGGCTCAAGCGTCTTACCGAAGCGCCGTTTGACTGTGTCGTCTCGGACTACGACATGGCGGACATGGACGGAATCGAGTTTCTCAGGACCGTCCGGGCGGAGTATCCGGACCTGCCGTTCGTTCTGTTCACTGGGAAGGGAAGCGAGGAAGTCGCCAGCGAAGCGGTTTCGGCGGGTGTAAGCGACTACCTCCAGAAGCGGGGTGGGATCGAGCGGTACACGCTGCTCGCGAACCGTATCACGAACCTCGTCACACAACACCGTGCACAAGAGCGCCTCAGGACACGGGTCCAGCAGCAAGAAGCCGTCGCTGACCTCGGCCAGTACGCGCTGACAGGGTGTGGCCTCGATGCGCTGTTCGAACGAGCTGTCGAGTCCGTAGCAGCAGGCCTCAATACGGAGTACAGCAAGGTGCTTGAGTACCGTCCGGCCGACAACAAGTTCCTGTTGCGTGCCGGCGTTGGCTGGCAGTCGGGGCTGGTCGGCGAGGCAGCAGTCGGGGCCGGCGAGGATTCACAGGCCGGATACACGCTCCAAACCGAGGAGCCGGTCGTCGTTGAAGATCTCCGGACGGAATCGCGGTTCAGCGGCCCGTCCCTGTTGCTGGACCACGGCGTCGTGAGCGGTATCAGCGTCATCATCGGAACGACCACCGAGCCCTGGGGCGTGCTCGGGGCGCATACGAGTGAGCGGCGCCCTTTTACCGAGGACGACATCACGTTCGTCAGAGGCGTCGCAAACACCCTCACAAATGCCATCGAGCGGGAACAGCTCGAAGGAACCCTCCGGCAGGCAGAGCAACGGTACAAGACCCTGCTGGAGAACTTCCCTGGCGGCGGCGTATTCCTGTTTGACGACAACCTGCGATACCTTGTCGCTCGCGGTGAGGGACTCAGCGCGTTCGGTCTCACGCCGGCCGACGTGGAAGGGAAGACCCTCGCGGAAGTGTTTCCGCCTGCGGTTGTCGAGATACAGAAGCCGAAGTACCGCGCCGCACTGGACGGTGAAACGCAGGTCTGGACACAGGAGTACGAGGGCAATCAGTACCGGCTGTCAACGCTGCCAGTGACGGGTGACGGCGACAAACAGCTCGGCATGGTTGTCTCAATGGACATCACCGGCCTGTCCGCGAGCGTGTGA
- the cheA gene encoding chemotaxis protein CheA, protein MDDQYLDAFIRESEEAITELNNSLLELESDPSNTEAMDSIFRTAHTLKGNFGAMGFDNAANLAHAMEDLLDEMRQGEMEVTPDLMDLVFAGVDQIEVIVGEIEEHGESGTETDEMVEELRAVLEEGAAAAGDTETTDDGSSDSDESLTTDAGVSDADIDGDAVDERVLQAEISVGESDMLGVDSMLAVESIEGRFDILDSSPSRADIEDGEFEDTFVLYLDGPDAATVDAELGTTGKVDSFDVTDVTDELVSDTGTGSDAADDSGAGSDSGSDPDPDAEEEHSVDEIKSVRVDVDQLDDLHGLVEQLVTSRIKLRRGVEKDDLDSTGETLNELDKITANLQNTVMDMRLIPLKKVVGKFPRLVRDLARELDKDIEFEIEGEDIELDRTILTEISDPLMHILRNSVDHGIESPEEREQAGKSRTGHITLRASRERDHVIIEVEDDGAGLDVSGIREKAVEKGVRSPEELDAMDDSAVYDLVFHPGFSTADEVTDTSGRGVGMDVVHDTVSQLDGSVSVDSEPGEGTTVSLRLPVTMAIVKVLFVKVGGEEYGVPIKNVDEITGTEEAKQVNGQEVIKHNDEIYPVIHLDDTFDIEGETANGDGMLVRIRESERQVALHCDSVNSQEEVVVKPLEGILSGTPGLSGTAVLGDGNIVHILDVVTL, encoded by the coding sequence ATGGACGACCAGTATTTAGACGCATTCATCCGTGAAAGTGAAGAAGCGATTACCGAACTCAACAACTCACTGCTCGAACTCGAGTCTGACCCCTCCAACACGGAGGCAATGGACTCGATCTTCCGGACAGCCCACACGCTGAAGGGCAACTTCGGAGCGATGGGCTTTGACAACGCAGCAAACCTCGCGCACGCGATGGAGGACCTGCTCGACGAGATGCGCCAGGGGGAGATGGAGGTCACGCCGGACCTGATGGACCTCGTCTTCGCCGGCGTCGACCAGATCGAGGTCATCGTCGGGGAGATCGAGGAGCACGGCGAATCGGGGACGGAGACCGACGAGATGGTCGAAGAGCTCCGGGCTGTCCTCGAAGAGGGGGCCGCCGCCGCGGGTGACACCGAAACGACAGACGACGGCTCGTCGGACAGCGACGAGTCGCTCACCACGGATGCGGGCGTCAGCGATGCCGACATCGACGGCGATGCCGTCGACGAGCGGGTCCTGCAGGCCGAAATCAGTGTCGGGGAGTCGGATATGCTCGGCGTTGACTCAATGCTGGCCGTCGAGTCCATCGAGGGCCGATTCGACATTCTCGATTCGAGTCCGAGCCGTGCCGATATCGAGGACGGCGAGTTCGAAGACACGTTCGTCCTGTACCTCGACGGCCCCGACGCGGCGACTGTCGACGCCGAACTGGGAACGACTGGGAAGGTCGACAGCTTCGACGTAACAGACGTGACCGACGAACTGGTAAGCGACACAGGCACCGGCTCCGATGCTGCCGACGATAGCGGGGCTGGTTCGGATTCGGGTTCGGACCCCGACCCAGATGCCGAGGAAGAACACAGCGTCGACGAGATCAAGTCCGTCCGCGTCGACGTGGACCAGCTCGACGACCTTCACGGGCTCGTCGAGCAACTGGTCACGAGCCGAATCAAGCTCCGGCGTGGCGTCGAGAAAGACGACCTCGACTCCACCGGCGAGACGCTGAACGAACTAGACAAGATCACGGCGAACCTCCAGAACACAGTGATGGATATGCGGCTCATCCCGTTGAAGAAAGTCGTCGGGAAGTTCCCCCGGCTCGTCCGGGACCTCGCACGCGAACTCGACAAGGACATCGAGTTTGAAATCGAGGGCGAGGACATCGAACTCGACCGAACCATCCTCACCGAGATTTCGGACCCGCTGATGCACATCCTGCGGAATTCAGTCGACCATGGCATCGAGTCGCCCGAAGAGCGCGAACAGGCGGGCAAGTCACGCACCGGTCACATCACGCTCCGGGCCTCCCGCGAGCGCGACCACGTTATCATCGAAGTCGAAGACGACGGGGCTGGGCTCGACGTGAGTGGCATCAGGGAGAAGGCCGTCGAAAAGGGTGTCCGTTCGCCCGAGGAACTGGACGCGATGGACGACTCCGCGGTGTACGACCTCGTGTTCCATCCCGGCTTCTCGACGGCCGACGAAGTGACTGACACCAGCGGGCGCGGTGTCGGGATGGACGTCGTCCACGACACGGTCTCCCAGCTCGACGGGTCGGTCAGCGTCGACTCCGAACCGGGTGAAGGAACGACTGTCTCACTGCGCCTGCCGGTGACGATGGCGATCGTCAAGGTGCTGTTCGTCAAGGTCGGTGGTGAAGAGTACGGCGTCCCCATCAAGAACGTCGACGAGATTACCGGGACGGAGGAGGCAAAGCAGGTCAACGGCCAGGAGGTCATCAAGCACAACGACGAGATCTACCCGGTCATCCACCTCGACGACACCTTCGACATCGAGGGCGAGACAGCCAACGGCGACGGGATGCTCGTCCGCATCCGCGAGTCCGAGCGCCAGGTCGCACTCCACTGTGACTCGGTCAACAGCCAGGAAGAGGTCGTCGTCAAGCCCCTGGAGGGGATCCTCTCGGGAACACCCGGCCTCTCGGGCACGGCCGTCCTCGGCGACGGGAACATCGTCCACATCCTCGACGTGGTGACGCTATGA
- a CDS encoding chemotaxis protein CheW produces the protein MAAQSATTGQVLEFQLGSETYCVSIDYVTEIVDIGELTSVPNAPPHVRGVMDLRGRTTSIVDPKVVFGIGDEGAEKRIIVFDPEIVEEQGAAGWLVDEVYQVVQVTPEQVDRSPANDAGSIRGVIKRDDSFVIWVDPAIVHAGD, from the coding sequence ATGGCAGCACAGTCAGCCACCACCGGCCAAGTACTCGAGTTCCAGCTCGGCTCGGAAACGTACTGCGTGAGTATCGACTACGTGACTGAGATCGTCGATATCGGCGAACTCACGTCCGTCCCGAACGCCCCGCCACACGTCCGTGGCGTTATGGACCTTCGCGGGCGCACGACATCAATCGTTGACCCCAAGGTCGTCTTCGGCATTGGAGACGAGGGTGCGGAGAAGCGAATTATCGTCTTCGACCCGGAGATCGTCGAGGAACAGGGCGCAGCCGGCTGGCTCGTCGACGAGGTGTATCAGGTAGTCCAGGTCACGCCGGAGCAGGTCGACCGGTCCCCCGCGAACGACGCCGGCTCGATTCGCGGCGTGATCAAGCGAGATGACAGTTTTGTTATCTGGGTGGACCCCGCTATCGTCCACGCTGGTGACTGA
- a CDS encoding ATPase domain-containing protein has product MIEQTKTGIEGLDDILNGGIVKNSTTLVSGNPGAGKSILCLQYIYNGVEKYDEKGIYLSFEEDESDLQEAAESIGFENWQEYVDNGDIKVYDKQVLLRENDFTSSLDILLEELEDGDYDRLVLDSLAMFELFFENEKEKRTYLLKFTDILSDSGLTTLMTNEQGAVFPDTDIGLENYLTDGNIYLIQTPTDTGVNRYVWVAKMRKQNIETDIYPMEIDHGGIDVHQNASAFSMMSEEESPI; this is encoded by the coding sequence ATGATTGAGCAAACCAAAACGGGGATCGAGGGCCTCGACGACATTCTGAACGGCGGCATTGTGAAGAACTCGACGACACTGGTGAGCGGGAACCCCGGTGCCGGGAAATCGATCCTCTGTCTCCAGTACATCTACAACGGCGTCGAAAAGTACGACGAGAAAGGCATCTATCTCTCTTTCGAGGAAGACGAGTCGGACCTTCAGGAGGCCGCCGAATCCATCGGCTTCGAAAACTGGCAAGAGTACGTCGATAACGGCGACATCAAGGTGTACGATAAGCAGGTCCTCCTGCGCGAGAACGACTTCACGTCCTCGCTGGATATTCTCCTGGAGGAACTCGAAGACGGTGACTACGACCGGCTGGTACTTGACTCGCTTGCCATGTTCGAACTGTTCTTCGAAAACGAGAAGGAGAAGCGGACGTATCTCCTGAAGTTCACCGACATCCTCAGCGACAGCGGTCTCACGACGTTGATGACCAACGAGCAGGGGGCCGTCTTTCCGGACACCGACATCGGACTGGAGAACTATCTGACCGACGGCAACATCTACCTCATCCAGACCCCGACTGATACCGGCGTGAACAGATACGTCTGGGTCGCAAAGATGCGAAAGCAGAACATCGAGACGGACATCTATCCGATGGAGATTGACCACGGTGGTATTGATGTCCACCAGAACGCCAGCGCCTTCTCGATGATGAGCGAGGAAGAATCACCAATTTAA
- a CDS encoding CheF family chemotaxis protein, whose product MSDGEHALVDTKGKFVQVVSDGRKRNDIEWLPGRILLSNKRLVLATNDGKRTIPLSKVSSVTASQMNQPLAQVDSYIKVQAGRNVTLISAKKADEFQEKLYSTLLDQTVVLVNHPAVKGGVVQDGGWEKGRLKLDGDCINLAIASGTFVELDIDDVGTVEAKEKTIRGDERPLLEVEHTIEGTSVETHISGTPRHVSLIEGLVRQGEQRNIADDVELSDKETQVLMALYSGISPFKIPDFVDMEIEEVEAVYDRLMESDILEPVRTRREVQLEARGRSIASDAMADQ is encoded by the coding sequence ATGAGCGACGGAGAACACGCACTGGTCGATACGAAGGGGAAGTTCGTTCAGGTCGTCTCGGACGGGCGCAAGCGAAACGACATCGAGTGGCTACCCGGTCGAATTTTGCTCTCGAACAAGCGGCTCGTCCTTGCGACCAACGACGGCAAGCGGACCATCCCGCTGTCGAAGGTCAGCAGCGTTACGGCCAGCCAGATGAACCAGCCCCTCGCACAGGTGGACAGCTACATCAAGGTGCAGGCCGGCCGGAACGTGACGCTCATCTCGGCGAAGAAAGCCGATGAGTTTCAGGAGAAACTGTACAGCACGCTACTCGACCAGACTGTCGTCCTCGTCAACCACCCCGCAGTCAAGGGTGGCGTTGTTCAGGACGGCGGCTGGGAGAAGGGGCGGCTCAAACTCGACGGCGACTGCATCAATCTGGCCATCGCCAGCGGCACGTTCGTCGAACTGGACATCGACGACGTGGGGACCGTCGAGGCCAAGGAGAAGACGATCCGTGGCGACGAGCGACCGCTGTTAGAGGTCGAACATACTATCGAGGGTACCAGCGTCGAGACCCACATCTCGGGGACGCCCCGACACGTCTCGCTCATCGAGGGGCTCGTCCGGCAAGGCGAGCAGCGCAACATCGCCGACGACGTGGAGCTTTCCGACAAGGAGACACAAGTGCTGATGGCACTCTACTCCGGCATCTCACCGTTCAAGATCCCGGATTTCGTCGATATGGAAATCGAGGAAGTCGAAGCTGTGTATGACCGGTTGATGGAGTCCGATATCCTCGAACCGGTCCGGACACGCCGGGAGGTCCAACTGGAGGCCCGCGGCCGCTCGATCGCGAGCGACGCAATGGCTGACCAGTAG
- a CDS encoding protein-glutamate O-methyltransferase CheR gives MNKGSERTFNDLVEFIGEEMDFESGFYNDSYLDRRITARMRRTDTEDYQTYQRLLERDDGEREELLDSLSINVTSFFRNPDAWERLRPVLRELTENNRRVRLWSAPSADGREPYSAAMLALDDPEIDARRVEITATDINADILEEARKGTYATSQTTDIADELEPLDDYTKYIEQDGDTFQVRDQVKEMVTFEQHDLIRGDPKRDFDLVFCRNLLIYIDSEFKVPIFETIRGSLREGGYLMIGMTETLPAECRDSFDAVDKRHRIYRRV, from the coding sequence ATGAACAAAGGCAGCGAGCGGACGTTCAACGATCTTGTGGAGTTCATCGGCGAGGAGATGGACTTCGAGTCGGGCTTTTACAACGACTCGTATCTCGACCGCCGCATCACCGCGCGGATGCGTCGGACCGACACCGAGGACTACCAGACCTACCAGCGGCTGCTGGAACGCGACGACGGCGAGCGCGAGGAACTACTCGATTCGCTGTCGATCAACGTCACCAGCTTCTTCCGGAACCCGGATGCCTGGGAACGACTACGACCGGTCCTCAGAGAACTCACGGAAAACAACCGTCGAGTCAGGCTCTGGTCGGCCCCGAGTGCCGACGGCCGCGAGCCGTATTCGGCGGCGATGCTGGCACTCGACGACCCCGAGATTGACGCCCGCCGGGTTGAGATTACGGCGACAGACATCAACGCCGACATCCTCGAAGAGGCCCGCAAGGGGACCTACGCGACCTCCCAGACGACCGACATCGCAGATGAACTGGAACCGCTGGACGATTACACGAAGTACATCGAGCAGGACGGCGACACGTTTCAGGTTCGGGACCAGGTCAAAGAGATGGTCACGTTCGAGCAACACGACCTCATCCGGGGCGACCCCAAGCGCGATTTCGATCTGGTGTTCTGCCGGAACCTCCTCATCTACATCGATTCGGAGTTCAAGGTCCCCATCTTCGAGACGATCCGCGGGTCACTCCGCGAGGGCGGCTACCTCATGATTGGCATGACTGAGACGCTGCCCGCGGAGTGTCGGGATTCTTTCGACGCGGTCGACAAACGACACCGAATCTACCGGCGTGTGTAG
- a CDS encoding CheF family chemotaxis protein: MSESVIADFVGKFNSEVAGRGDPIKGRIVLSQKRLVLAASEDDKLTIPLDSIFDIAVGQVPPDLGDFFDSTVTIAFERKGKRLVAAIEAGDEKIEKFGTVLFKAIINGTETTVKERARVGGRVTDESFKTAKLFLTPGNVEFRRSDGSFNIDLKTVSDFDRNTREINGKGRPVLTVRHMKGGTAMTTLAAMASNRKMSILGRYLRREYAELMEEIKDVDLTKDKKEVLVAMYSTGDMDGMPLASILGKDSSQVSMILQDLSADGLVQDGADGPTLTPTGKIVASRHLEDVNA, from the coding sequence ATGTCGGAATCAGTGATCGCGGATTTCGTCGGCAAATTCAACTCCGAAGTGGCCGGTCGGGGCGACCCAATCAAAGGTCGGATCGTCCTCTCCCAGAAGCGACTGGTACTGGCCGCGAGCGAGGACGACAAGCTGACGATCCCACTGGATTCGATTTTCGACATCGCCGTCGGGCAGGTCCCGCCCGACCTGGGCGATTTCTTCGATTCGACGGTGACCATTGCCTTCGAGCGCAAGGGAAAGCGACTCGTCGCGGCCATCGAGGCCGGCGACGAGAAAATCGAGAAGTTCGGGACGGTACTGTTCAAGGCCATCATCAATGGGACTGAAACAACGGTCAAAGAGCGCGCCCGCGTCGGTGGTCGCGTCACCGACGAATCGTTCAAAACGGCGAAGCTGTTTCTCACGCCCGGTAACGTCGAGTTCCGGCGCAGCGACGGGTCGTTCAACATCGACCTAAAGACAGTGTCGGACTTCGACCGGAACACACGGGAAATTAACGGCAAAGGCCGGCCAGTGCTGACGGTCCGGCACATGAAAGGCGGGACGGCCATGACGACGCTGGCCGCGATGGCATCGAACCGCAAGATGTCCATCCTCGGTCGCTATCTCCGTCGTGAGTACGCCGAGCTCATGGAGGAGATCAAAGACGTCGACCTCACGAAGGACAAAAAGGAGGTGCTGGTCGCCATGTACTCGACCGGCGACATGGACGGGATGCCGCTTGCGAGTATTCTCGGCAAGGACTCCTCGCAGGTGTCGATGATTCTCCAGGACCTCTCGGCTGACGGCCTCGTGCAGGACGGGGCCGACGGACCGACGCTCACGCCGACTGGCAAGATTGTCGCCAGCCGCCACCTCGAAGACGTGAACGCCTGA
- a CDS encoding HEAT repeat domain-containing protein translates to MSLYELERDGKAQELIRLLRESDNERVKTRAAELLGNFEDHDDRRDVVNALVDAAQSDSDAITGAAIDSLDELGDDAITQLIGSMAGVDLEDDAADWVKAKAYMQVLDADVPELRMAAANGLGNLDQADAVPKLTERFEDADPRVRARAARSAGKIGDSRATTPLESVLSDPKAGVRREAADALGNIGNRQALQALLPLYEDDDERVRRIAVGAFGNFGNDRPVDYLIEALSDDSAAVRRTAVYSLIELLSNVPTDQSHEIRDTVVEKLSNTDDRSVVVPLVEILEESTQAAQRRNTAWMLGRVTSQEERDRVIESLVDALSDDDQMLRQFAATSLAELGDDDNMVERRLLKIVQDDGVDPNIRGQAIFTLGKVGSERSRKTLDKLIDETEHDVVRKKAFSAISKLGGRG, encoded by the coding sequence ATGAGCCTCTACGAACTGGAACGGGACGGCAAGGCACAGGAACTCATCCGCCTCCTCAGAGAGAGCGACAACGAGCGGGTCAAGACCCGTGCTGCGGAGCTACTGGGGAACTTCGAGGACCACGACGACCGGCGCGACGTTGTCAATGCGCTTGTGGACGCGGCCCAGAGCGATAGCGACGCGATCACCGGCGCGGCTATCGACTCGCTTGACGAACTCGGTGACGACGCGATCACGCAACTCATCGGGAGTATGGCCGGCGTCGACCTCGAAGACGACGCCGCCGACTGGGTGAAGGCGAAAGCGTATATGCAGGTGCTCGACGCCGACGTGCCGGAACTCCGGATGGCAGCGGCAAACGGCCTCGGGAATCTGGATCAGGCCGACGCGGTTCCGAAGCTCACAGAGCGCTTCGAGGACGCTGACCCGCGAGTACGGGCGCGAGCGGCCCGGTCGGCCGGGAAGATCGGCGACTCGCGGGCAACGACGCCGCTGGAGTCAGTCCTGTCGGACCCAAAAGCTGGCGTCAGGCGCGAGGCAGCGGATGCGCTGGGGAACATCGGGAATCGACAGGCGCTTCAGGCGCTGTTGCCGCTGTACGAGGACGACGACGAGCGAGTCCGGCGCATCGCCGTCGGGGCGTTCGGGAACTTCGGCAACGACCGGCCGGTCGACTATCTCATCGAAGCCCTCTCGGACGACTCCGCCGCCGTCCGCCGGACGGCCGTCTACTCGCTCATCGAACTCCTATCGAACGTACCGACCGACCAGAGCCACGAGATACGGGACACCGTCGTCGAAAAGCTCTCCAATACGGACGACCGGAGCGTCGTCGTGCCGCTGGTCGAAATTCTCGAAGAGAGCACCCAAGCCGCACAGCGGCGCAACACCGCCTGGATGCTCGGCCGGGTCACCAGCCAGGAAGAGCGTGACCGCGTCATCGAATCGCTGGTCGATGCGCTCAGCGACGACGACCAGATGCTCCGGCAGTTCGCCGCCACCAGCCTCGCCGAACTCGGCGACGACGACAACATGGTGGAGCGACGGCTACTCAAAATCGTACAAGACGACGGCGTCGACCCCAATATCCGGGGACAGGCAATCTTCACCCTCGGGAAGGTCGGCAGCGAGCGGTCCCGAAAGACGCTGGACAAACTCATCGACGAGACCGAACACGACGTGGTCAGGAAGAAGGCCTTCTCGGCCATCTCGAAGCTCGGTGGCCGCGGATGA
- a CDS encoding chemotaxis response regulator protein-glutamate methylesterase, producing the protein MADGVRAVVADDSHFMRSVISDILSDGGIDVVAQARDGGEAVSAVIEHKPDVVTMDVEMPVMNGIEATERIMAESPTPVLMLSAHTDENADVTFEALDKGAVDFFTKPGGEVSMEMSRLKDQLVEMVSSVAAVDVGATHSHGGTSSDSGAGSPTAGGSATDRRATGGSSSQTTYVANPTLVIGSSTGGPKMVEQVMENLPVEADLRVLIIQHMPEGFTGRFAERINTRSDYEVREATDGARIGGGEGLVAAGDRHMEIKNYRNGRLRTKLTQDEPVNSVRPAVDVTMRTAAETIDDPLVGLILTGMGEDGADGIRRIKQAGGKTIAQDEATSAVYGMPKRAAETGCVDTVLPIDDIADGVIDTITTEVT; encoded by the coding sequence ATGGCAGATGGTGTCCGCGCCGTGGTCGCAGACGACTCTCACTTCATGCGGAGTGTCATCTCTGATATCCTCAGCGATGGCGGTATCGATGTCGTCGCGCAGGCGCGTGATGGCGGGGAGGCGGTGTCGGCCGTTATCGAACACAAACCGGACGTCGTGACGATGGACGTCGAGATGCCGGTAATGAACGGCATCGAGGCGACGGAGCGCATCATGGCGGAATCTCCGACACCGGTGTTGATGCTGTCGGCCCACACCGACGAGAACGCCGACGTGACGTTCGAGGCGCTCGATAAGGGTGCAGTCGACTTCTTCACCAAGCCCGGTGGCGAGGTGTCGATGGAGATGTCGCGCCTGAAAGACCAGCTGGTCGAGATGGTCAGCTCCGTCGCGGCGGTCGATGTCGGCGCGACGCACAGCCACGGCGGGACGAGCAGCGACAGCGGAGCAGGCTCACCAACAGCCGGCGGTTCAGCCACTGACCGGAGGGCAACCGGCGGCTCGTCGAGTCAGACGACCTACGTTGCGAATCCGACGCTCGTCATCGGCTCTTCGACCGGCGGCCCGAAGATGGTGGAACAGGTAATGGAGAACCTCCCCGTAGAGGCCGACCTCCGGGTGCTCATTATCCAGCATATGCCGGAGGGGTTCACCGGCCGGTTCGCCGAGCGGATCAACACGCGAAGCGATTACGAGGTCCGGGAGGCCACCGACGGGGCGCGCATCGGCGGCGGCGAGGGACTCGTCGCTGCCGGCGACCGGCACATGGAGATCAAGAACTACCGGAACGGCCGACTGCGGACGAAGCTGACACAGGACGAACCGGTCAACAGCGTCCGTCCGGCCGTCGACGTGACGATGCGGACGGCCGCAGAGACCATCGACGACCCGCTCGTCGGACTCATCCTCACCGGGATGGGCGAAGACGGCGCAGACGGGATTCGGCGCATCAAGCAGGCCGGTGGCAAGACCATCGCACAGGACGAGGCCACGTCCGCGGTGTACGGCATGCCAAAACGCGCCGCCGAAACGGGCTGTGTGGACACTGTCTTGCCTATCGACGACATTGCGGACGGCGTTATCGACACGATTACCACTGAGGTGACCTGA
- a CDS encoding 30S ribosomal protein S6e, producing the protein MAEFTVAVSDPEDGHTYQIDVDGQDANRFIGRELGDEVDGGAVGLDGYSLELTGGSDTSGRPMRPDVRGVTTKEIMSDGGVGFEPTTDGERKRITVRGREVSDDTRQINAKITARGSDDVADLLSDDDE; encoded by the coding sequence ATGGCAGAATTCACGGTCGCCGTCTCCGATCCGGAGGACGGCCACACATACCAGATCGACGTTGACGGACAGGACGCAAACCGCTTCATCGGCCGCGAACTCGGCGACGAGGTCGACGGCGGCGCTGTTGGCCTCGACGGCTACTCGCTTGAACTGACCGGCGGCTCGGACACCTCGGGCCGACCGATGCGACCCGACGTTCGCGGCGTCACGACGAAGGAGATCATGTCCGATGGCGGCGTCGGCTTCGAGCCGACCACCGACGGCGAGCGCAAGCGGATCACCGTCCGCGGCCGCGAGGTCAGCGACGACACGCGCCAGATCAACGCGAAGATCACGGCTCGCGGCAGCGACGACGTTGCCGACCTCCTCAGCGACGACGACGAGTAA
- a CDS encoding helix-turn-helix domain-containing protein, producing the protein MDSGEILQTLGNKYSAEILDATDEPVSAQELSDELGIPIATCYRRIDELTEHDLLELHDNILSDDRRRIKVYRRNVDEVRVDFDDELTVHIEERSEVTNKLDEAWRTLSER; encoded by the coding sequence ATGGATTCAGGGGAGATTCTTCAGACGCTTGGCAATAAATACAGTGCCGAAATCCTTGACGCGACGGATGAACCGGTCTCCGCACAGGAACTTAGCGACGAACTCGGAATCCCCATCGCGACGTGTTACCGACGAATCGACGAACTGACCGAACATGACCTGTTGGAACTCCACGACAATATTCTCTCTGACGACCGCCGACGTATCAAGGTGTATCGACGGAACGTGGATGAAGTCCGGGTCGACTTCGACGACGAACTGACTGTCCACATCGAAGAGCGGTCGGAAGTGACCAACAAACTCGACGAGGCGTGGCGGACCCTATCCGAGCGGTAG